A part of Desulfobacter sp. genomic DNA contains:
- a CDS encoding adenylosuccinate synthase: protein MTNTVVVGTQWGDEGKGKIVDLLSEHADCVVRFQGGNNAGHTMVVNGKEIISHLIPSGIIQQKKCYIGNGVVVDPFVLLDEIDYLTDNNIDVSPKMLKVSNRAHIIMPYHQEIDKAREEKKGKNKIGTTGRGIGPCYEDKATRRGIRFCDLLDFDLFQEKVITIMEEKNFYLKHYFKAETLDPELVIDQFKKVRERLLPYIDDVSVSLFEGIKQGKTVLFEGAQGTHLDIEHGTYPFVTSSSTVSGNAANGSGVGPGQLNEIIGIVKAYTTRVGAGPFPTELFDETGDKIQKTGAEFGATTGRKRRCGWLDMVVLRNSARLNSLTGLAITKLDVLDDLDEIKICTGYSYDGKVIEHFPPEIKILEKCTPVYETHPGWKENTSGITEYDQLPEKAKNYLKRVEELSDVKIKIVSVGPGREATIIKESIF, encoded by the coding sequence GTGACAAACACAGTTGTTGTGGGAACCCAGTGGGGGGATGAAGGAAAAGGAAAAATAGTTGACCTGCTCAGTGAACATGCGGACTGCGTGGTCAGATTCCAGGGCGGAAACAATGCCGGGCACACCATGGTAGTTAACGGCAAGGAAATTATCAGCCACCTGATTCCTTCAGGCATCATCCAGCAGAAAAAATGCTACATCGGAAACGGTGTGGTGGTCGACCCCTTTGTACTTTTAGATGAAATCGATTACCTGACTGATAATAATATTGATGTCTCCCCGAAAATGCTGAAGGTAAGTAACCGGGCCCACATCATCATGCCTTACCACCAAGAAATTGATAAGGCCAGGGAAGAGAAAAAGGGAAAAAACAAAATCGGAACCACCGGCCGGGGCATCGGCCCCTGCTACGAGGATAAGGCGACCCGCAGGGGAATCAGATTCTGTGACCTGCTGGATTTTGATTTGTTCCAGGAAAAAGTCATCACCATCATGGAGGAAAAAAACTTTTACCTGAAACATTATTTCAAGGCTGAAACCCTGGATCCGGAGCTTGTCATCGACCAGTTCAAAAAAGTAAGGGAACGCCTGCTCCCATACATTGATGACGTATCTGTTTCCCTGTTCGAAGGCATCAAGCAGGGAAAAACAGTTTTGTTCGAAGGCGCACAGGGCACTCACCTTGATATTGAACACGGCACCTACCCCTTTGTCACCTCCTCATCCACTGTATCCGGAAATGCAGCCAACGGTTCCGGTGTGGGACCTGGACAGCTCAATGAAATCATCGGCATTGTAAAAGCCTATACCACCCGCGTGGGAGCGGGTCCCTTCCCCACAGAACTCTTCGACGAAACAGGTGATAAAATTCAGAAGACCGGTGCAGAATTCGGGGCCACAACGGGCCGCAAGCGCCGCTGCGGATGGCTGGACATGGTCGTACTCAGAAATTCCGCCCGGCTGAACAGCCTCACCGGACTGGCCATCACCAAGCTGGACGTTCTGGATGATCTGGATGAAATTAAAATCTGCACCGGGTACAGCTACGATGGCAAGGTCATTGAACATTTTCCTCCTGAAATCAAAATTCTTGAAAAATGCACCCCGGTGTATGAAACCCACCCCGGCTGGAAGGAAAATACTTCAGGCATCACTGAATACGACCAACTGCCTGAAAAAGCAAAAAATTACCTTAAACGTGTGGAAGAGCTTTCCGATGTTAAAATCAAAATTGTATCCGTTGGTCCGGGCCGGGAAGCAACAATTATAAAAGAAAGCATTTTCTAA
- the tadA gene encoding tRNA adenosine(34) deaminase TadA — translation MNDEYYMMLAIKEAQKAEEMDEVPVGAVIVDENQRIIGRGFNRPISTHDPTSHAEINAIRAACNRLNNYRLPKTSLYVTIEPCIMCMGAIIHTRIDRVVYGAPDPKWGAAASLYKMAEDHRLNHSPEIVPGICEEEAKAIIKGFFRKKRRNRDKHSCCGNPVGG, via the coding sequence ATGAATGATGAATACTACATGATGCTTGCCATTAAGGAGGCACAAAAAGCAGAAGAGATGGATGAAGTCCCGGTGGGGGCTGTCATTGTGGATGAGAACCAGCGGATCATCGGCCGGGGGTTTAACCGGCCCATTTCTACCCATGATCCTACGAGCCATGCGGAAATCAATGCCATACGCGCGGCCTGTAACCGCCTGAACAATTACCGTCTGCCTAAAACCAGCCTCTATGTGACCATCGAACCCTGCATCATGTGTATGGGCGCCATTATTCATACCCGGATCGACCGGGTTGTTTACGGTGCGCCGGATCCCAAATGGGGGGCGGCCGCTTCATTATATAAAATGGCGGAAGATCATCGATTGAACCACAGCCCGGAAATTGTGCCGGGCATATGCGAAGAAGAAGCAAAAGCGATTATTAAAGGCTTTTTTAGAAAAAAAAGGAGAAACCGTGACAAACACAGTTGTTGTGGGAACCCAGTGGGGGGATGA
- a CDS encoding transposase: MKKKRYSEEQIVKILLEAEKQERPIAEFCKLGGFSEQSYYRWKKKYGGMSVPDVKRLRELEKENVRLKRLLAERDLEVDALKAVVSKKW, encoded by the coding sequence ATGAAAAAGAAACGCTATTCTGAAGAACAGATCGTCAAAATTCTGCTTGAAGCCGAGAAACAGGAAAGACCTATCGCTGAATTCTGCAAGCTGGGAGGATTCTCCGAGCAAAGCTATTACCGCTGGAAAAAGAAATACGGTGGCATGTCCGTTCCGGATGTAAAGCGGCTGCGAGAGTTGGAGAAGGAGAACGTACGATTAAAAAGGCTCCTGGCTGAACGGGACCTCGAAGTTGATGCTCTAAAGGCGGTGGTCTCAAAAAAGTGGTAA
- a CDS encoding IS3 family transposase gives MTERGLSEYKACLFLKISRSSYRYQANPRDDTVLVIWLRTFSGKYPRHGYRQAHMQLVRSGMIINHKKVERLWQEQGLCVPRVRRKRRRGKGTTLPISAKYPNHVWTYDFMEDSCLEGQRLRFLTVVDEYTRESLAIHIDTSIPSSQVKIVLQILFATRGVPTYIRSDNGPEFIAYKIQDWLKEQGVKTKYIEPGKPWQNPFGESFNSRFRDECLNQEVFYSVPDARAIIETWRQYYNTKRLHSSLGYQTPENIRKEWEQSYMGALPPSPRGLTPTGHPDGPKEKATL, from the coding sequence ATGACGGAACGGGGCCTTTCAGAATACAAAGCATGTCTGTTTTTGAAGATAAGTCGGTCAAGCTACAGATACCAAGCAAACCCAAGGGATGACACTGTTTTGGTTATCTGGCTAAGAACATTCTCTGGTAAGTATCCGAGGCATGGGTACCGCCAGGCCCATATGCAGTTGGTCAGATCCGGGATGATCATCAATCATAAGAAAGTCGAGCGGCTCTGGCAGGAACAAGGGCTGTGCGTGCCGAGGGTCAGGCGCAAGAGGCGGCGTGGCAAGGGGACAACGCTGCCAATATCAGCGAAGTATCCCAATCATGTATGGACCTATGATTTCATGGAAGATTCCTGCCTTGAAGGGCAGCGGCTGAGATTTTTAACGGTGGTTGACGAATATACACGAGAAAGCCTGGCAATCCACATTGATACCTCAATACCATCTTCACAGGTGAAAATCGTTTTGCAGATTCTATTTGCAACCCGTGGGGTTCCAACATACATCAGGAGCGATAATGGGCCTGAGTTTATTGCATATAAAATCCAGGACTGGCTCAAAGAGCAAGGGGTGAAAACCAAGTACATTGAGCCAGGCAAACCATGGCAGAATCCTTTTGGAGAAAGCTTTAACAGCCGGTTCAGAGACGAATGTCTGAATCAGGAGGTCTTCTATTCCGTCCCGGATGCCAGGGCAATCATAGAGACGTGGCGCCAGTACTACAACACGAAAAGATTGCATAGCAGCCTGGGATATCAGACACCGGAAAACATTAGAAAGGAATGGGAACAATCTTATATGGGGGCTCTGCCCCCAAGCCCCCGGGGTTTAACGCCTACGGGCCATCCGGATGGGCCAAAGGAAAAGGCCACGCTATGA
- a CDS encoding PEGA domain-containing protein — MKSCTKMTRGIKMKNSLAINFLIAAVILSLLSGCKTTPKQISTSPKNQVKIFPVKIVSEPSGAKIEVNKNYVGETPLTINIEGWETTRTFIRNYSIIAHPVKAGGQMQSKWYRGWNEPSLSRGDKIPNTIYFNMNLIYPTLFPSEIPRAVFP; from the coding sequence ATGAAAAGCTGTACCAAAATGACTAGAGGGATCAAAATGAAAAACTCATTGGCCATAAACTTTTTAATAGCTGCTGTGATTCTTTCTCTCTTGAGCGGCTGCAAGACGACACCCAAGCAAATATCCACTTCTCCTAAGAATCAAGTAAAAATTTTTCCAGTAAAAATAGTATCTGAGCCATCAGGTGCCAAAATTGAAGTCAACAAAAACTATGTTGGAGAAACGCCGCTAACAATCAACATAGAGGGATGGGAAACAACCCGCACATTTATTCGCAACTACTCAATTATTGCACACCCGGTAAAAGCAGGTGGTCAAATGCAGTCTAAATGGTACAGGGGTTGGAATGAACCAAGCCTATCCCGTGGAGATAAGATCCCGAACACGATCTATTTCAATATGAACCTGATTTACCCCACCCTTTTCCCCTCTGAAATTCCTAGGGCCGTTTTTCCCTGA
- a CDS encoding amidohydrolase family protein, protein MNADDPIIIDAHAHCGIQDHSFDQSFESYFSYARHTGISGVVAFPPVAEIYDRSDYYFQDNDYWVNRRTRANRYLLSAGNNDLQVIPYFFIWNDFAVDQITSKHKGIKWHRHPSEPEYEYDSGKCEAAIKTITQKNMPVVLEEEFSNTLKFINNYAPDARVIIPHLGGLNGGYKKIAQAGLWENPRVYADTALASVYEIEHYLENYGYERIMFGSDFPFGDPAAELKKIIDLNLRKAIEKAVLSGNLIRLLSESNI, encoded by the coding sequence ATGAACGCAGATGATCCTATCATAATTGATGCCCATGCCCACTGTGGTATACAGGATCATTCATTTGACCAGTCTTTTGAGTCTTATTTTTCCTATGCAAGGCACACGGGGATCTCAGGCGTCGTTGCCTTTCCTCCGGTGGCTGAAATATATGACCGCTCTGACTATTATTTCCAGGATAATGATTATTGGGTCAATCGACGGACCCGGGCAAACCGGTACCTTTTAAGTGCTGGCAACAATGACCTTCAAGTCATCCCCTATTTTTTTATCTGGAATGATTTTGCCGTAGATCAGATCACTTCTAAACATAAGGGCATAAAATGGCACCGACATCCTTCAGAACCTGAGTATGAGTATGACTCGGGCAAGTGCGAGGCTGCCATAAAGACAATAACCCAAAAAAATATGCCCGTTGTTCTGGAGGAGGAGTTTTCCAATACCCTTAAATTTATAAATAATTACGCCCCTGATGCCCGGGTTATCATTCCCCATCTCGGGGGGCTAAACGGAGGGTATAAAAAGATTGCCCAGGCAGGATTGTGGGAAAATCCAAGAGTATATGCGGATACAGCCCTTGCATCTGTTTATGAAATTGAGCATTACCTGGAGAATTATGGATATGAGCGAATCATGTTTGGGTCGGATTTCCCATTTGGAGATCCTGCTGCCGAACTCAAAAAAATCATAGACCTTAATTTGAGGAAGGCTATTGAAAAGGCGGTTTTATCCGGGAATTTAATTCGATTACTCTCTGAGAGCAATATATGA
- a CDS encoding uracil-DNA glycosylase, producing MKSFYNALGRCKSNLVFNPWVDTDPDNDIDKDGPKKRLSNLKSYLAERKEAEYLLLAEALGYQGGHFTGIPMTSERIVLGKMGHKGIAPEHVCNTPLNRTSNQRRHKDGFNEPTATIVWGKLISEGLDTRNFVFWNAFPWHPYKACGNILSNRTPTVSELKEGEVVIRMLLDVFNFRKIIALGNKAEISLNKIGIHAEKVRHPAMGGAEKFREQFLQIVRG from the coding sequence TTGAAATCATTTTATAATGCTTTAGGAAGATGCAAATCAAACCTGGTTTTTAATCCATGGGTTGACACTGACCCCGACAACGATATTGATAAGGACGGACCGAAAAAAAGATTATCCAATCTTAAATCCTATCTGGCTGAGCGCAAAGAGGCTGAATACCTTCTCTTGGCTGAAGCACTTGGATACCAGGGCGGGCATTTTACCGGTATTCCGATGACCTCGGAAAGAATTGTTCTTGGAAAGATGGGGCACAAGGGAATTGCTCCGGAACATGTGTGCAACACCCCATTGAACAGAACGAGCAACCAGAGGAGGCACAAAGACGGCTTCAATGAACCCACAGCAACAATTGTCTGGGGGAAATTGATAAGTGAGGGGCTGGATACCAGGAATTTTGTTTTCTGGAATGCGTTCCCATGGCATCCGTATAAAGCCTGTGGCAATATTTTATCCAACAGAACGCCAACCGTATCGGAGCTGAAGGAGGGCGAGGTGGTCATCAGGATGCTTTTAGACGTTTTCAATTTCAGAAAAATCATAGCCCTGGGAAATAAGGCCGAAATCAGTTTAAACAAGATCGGCATACACGCGGAAAAGGTAAGGCATCCGGCTATGGGCGGGGCTGAAAAATTCAGAGAACAATTCCTGCAAATAGTTCGTGGATAG
- a CDS encoding DMT family transporter, producing MMPENKQIDIKGVVLLIILCASWGVNQVAIKIGVTQIPPVFQAALRSAGSGLLVMLWMKFKNQPIFARDGTLPWGIIIGTLFAGEFILIYWGLEFTNASRSGIFLNTSPFVVALGAHLFVTSEKLRRSQVLGMLIAFCGIMIAFHESLKMPSREMLLGDAMILGAALLWGTVTVTIKASPLSRIPPGKTLLYQLGISAPILFAASAALGETVGLNWRPEVTACLAYQILWVAFITYIAWFWLIREYPVSKIAPFTFLTPLFGVAAGAVVLGEPLTAALIFALILVGTGIYLVNR from the coding sequence ATGATGCCTGAAAACAAGCAGATTGACATAAAAGGAGTGGTGCTGCTGATTATTCTCTGCGCCTCCTGGGGGGTAAACCAGGTGGCCATCAAAATCGGAGTCACCCAAATCCCCCCGGTATTCCAGGCCGCACTCAGGTCCGCGGGTTCAGGCCTGCTGGTCATGCTATGGATGAAATTCAAAAACCAGCCCATATTTGCCAGGGACGGCACACTGCCATGGGGAATCATCATCGGCACCCTCTTTGCCGGCGAATTCATCCTGATCTACTGGGGCCTCGAGTTCACCAACGCCTCCAGGTCTGGCATTTTTCTGAACACCTCTCCTTTTGTGGTGGCCCTCGGTGCCCACCTCTTTGTAACATCAGAAAAACTGAGGCGCAGTCAGGTATTGGGGATGCTCATTGCCTTTTGCGGGATCATGATCGCATTCCATGAATCACTCAAGATGCCAAGCCGGGAAATGCTTCTGGGAGACGCCATGATACTTGGGGCAGCCCTGCTCTGGGGCACGGTTACCGTCACCATCAAGGCCTCTCCCCTCTCCCGCATCCCACCGGGAAAAACCCTGTTATACCAGCTGGGTATATCAGCCCCTATCCTTTTTGCAGCCTCAGCAGCCCTCGGGGAAACCGTGGGACTGAACTGGCGTCCTGAGGTCACGGCCTGCCTGGCCTACCAGATCCTATGGGTCGCCTTTATCACCTATATTGCATGGTTCTGGCTGATCCGGGAATATCCGGTATCCAAAATCGCCCCATTTACCTTTCTGACCCCTTTATTCGGGGTGGCAGCCGGTGCCGTTGTCCTGGGCGAGCCGCTGACGGCCGCCCTGATCTTTGCCCTTATCCTGGTGGGAACGGGTATTTATCTGGTAAACAGGTAA